The proteins below come from a single Miscanthus floridulus cultivar M001 chromosome 1, ASM1932011v1, whole genome shotgun sequence genomic window:
- the LOC136469600 gene encoding uncharacterized protein, protein MDVNPLFEFEQSDHGGSPASSSSSGASFTAPVHPSGADAPPPPPPHAPVSLQTVNIKSHVPAILDIINPNYPEWRCFFDSVVGKFGLQSHLAAAPTNANRADRDWVMTYQCLVNWMYNTVSRDVLRIVRVPGATAFTIWATIIDLFRDHQMHRAVYLEAEYRSLYQGDLSITDYTAKLKELADALRDLGQMVSEPSQVLNMLRGLNGKYRHTISTITSKQPPHTFLSTRSFLLLEELYESQHGKLAAQHAMVAQGGARSTNPGASSSAVPPSSGTHGGPPPGGGNTGHQNGYGSSSGGNRGRRRRGRGNGQNGGAPTTNTGPPSTGARPNFPNTPWAAGYNPWQGMV, encoded by the coding sequence ATGGATGTCAATCCCCTGTTCGAGTTCGAGCAGTCCGACCATGGTGGTTCCcctgcttcctcctcctcctccggtgcTTCCTTCACTGCGCCGGTCCATCCCTCCGGCGCCGAcgcgccaccaccacccccaccCCATGCTCCCGTCTCCCTCCAAACGGTTAACATCAAGTCCCACGTCCCGGCGATCCTCGACATCATCAATCCGAACTACCCCGAGTGGCGGTGCTTCTTTGACTCCGTCgtcggcaagttcggcctccagTCTCACCTCGCCGCCGCGCCCACCAACGCCAACCGAGCCGATCGGGACTGGGTCATGACCTACCAGTGCCTGGTTAATTGGATGTACAACACGGTGTCGCGCGATGTCCTTCGCATCGTGCGCGTTCCCGGTGCCACCGCCTTCACCATCTGGGCCACCATCATCGACCTCTTCCGTGACCACCAGATGCACCGCGCCGTGTACCTGGAGGCCGAATACCGCAGCCTGTACCAAGGGGACCTCAGCATCACCGACTACACCGCCAAGCTGAAGGAGCTCGCCGACGCGCTGCGCGATCTCGGCCAGATGGTGTCTGAACCGTCCCAGGTCCTGAACATGCTGCGCGGGTTGAACGGGAAGTACCGccacaccatctccaccatcacctccaaaCAACCACCCCACACCTTCCTCTCGACGCGCTCCTTCCTGCTGTTGGAGGAGCTCTACGAGAGCCAACACGGCAAGCTGGCGGCGCAGCACGCCATGGTCGCCCAAGGCGGCGCCCGCTCCACCAACCCCGGTGCATCCTCTTCTGCCGTCCCTCCCTCCAGCGGCACTCATGGTGGTCCTCCTCCGGGCGGTGGCAACACCGGCCACCAGAACGGCTACGGCAGCAGCTCCGGTGGGAACCGTGGCCGGCGCCGTCGCGGTCGCGGCAATGGCCAGAACGGCGGCGCACCCACCACCAACACTGGTCCACCCTCTACGGGCGCGCGGCCCAACTTCCCCAACACTCCGTGGGCTGCCGGCTACAACCCGTGGCAGGGCATGGTCTAG
- the LOC136469582 gene encoding secreted RxLR effector protein 161-like, translating to MEERLKLTKTSTAAKVDATLYRSIVGGLCYLVHTRPDITFVMGYVSRFMEDPREDHWVAVKRLLRYVKGTVDQGIVFPKTGKSGPTVSSDADVARDIDGWRSTSGVLVFLGSAPISWLSLKQKVVALSTCEAEYVAATTAVCQAVWLHRLLGE from the coding sequence atggaggagcggctgaagctgacgaagaccagtaccgcggcgaaggtagatgcaacactctaccggagcattgtCGGTGGTCTGTGCTATCTAGTCCATACGAGGCCGGACATTACGTTCGTcatgggctacgtcagccgcttcatggaggatcctcgagaggatcactgggtcgcggtgaagcggctgctgcgctacgtcaagggaacggtggatcaagggatcgTCTTCCCTAAGACCGGCAAGAGTGGGCCCACTGTGTCCAGCGATGCAGACGTGGCGAGGGACATCGACGGatggcggagcacctctggcgtgctcgtcttcctcgggtcggctccaatctcatggctatcgctgaaacagaaggtggtggcgttgtccacgtgcgaggcagagtatgtggcGGCGACCACAGCGgtgtgccaagctgtgtggctgcaccggctgctgggcgagtga
- the LOC136449470 gene encoding E3 ubiquitin-protein ligase WAV3-like isoform X2, translating into MAAAWARAKRALATSLCVSMPARQRAIEDAPPVVAAAAEAPSSVSEDKLESASVSVRRLTSFGSRSSQQTCAICLGGMRSGQGHALFTAECSHKFHFHCISSNIKHGNLICPICRAEWKELPGAQPADANYGRAIVNPLNWPQDEGHMAVVRRLSHTYSGNLQEYLPYFRTLEAGIFNDDEHIDLQSDMNDEHNAVTGSVKINAYSEFPAIEQSVTKELFAILIHLRAPKSSHSASSRAPLDLVTVLDVSGSMAGTKIALLKNAMSFVIQTLGPNDRLSVIAFSSTARRLFPLRRMTLPSRQQALQAVSSLVASGGTNIADGLKKGAKVIEDRRLKNPVCSIILLSDGQDTYTLPSDRNLLDYSALVPPSILPGTGHHVQIHTFGFGSDHDSAAMHAIAEISSGTFSFIDAEGSIQDGFAQCIGGLLSVVVKEMRLGINCVDNGVLLTSIKSGGYTSQVAENGRGGSVDIGDLYAEEERGFLLTLHVPAAQGQTVLIKPSCMYHDAITMENIEVHGEEVRIQRPEHHVDCKMSPEVEREWHRVHATEDMSAARAAAEVGAFSQAVAILEARRRILESQAAQSSDNQCLALMTELREMQERVENRRRYEESGRAFMLSGLSSHSWQRATARGDSTEITTTIHTYQTPSMVDMLQRSQILEPPTADMLNRSPTVAPSQRSPHRFSRSSRSRTTKSFSEQLL; encoded by the exons ATGGCGGCGGCGTGGGCCCGCGCGAAGCGCGCGCTCGCCACCAGCCTCTGCGTCAGCATGCCCGCGCGCCAGAGGGCCATCGAGGACGCGCcgccggtggtggcggcggcggcggaggcgccgTCTTCGGTGTCTGAGGACAAGCTGGAGTCCGCCTCCGTGTCCGTGCGGCGGCTGACGAGCTTTGGGAGCCGGAGCTCGCAGCAG ACATGTGCCATTTGCCTTGGTGGCATGAGATCAGGGCAGGGACATGCCTTGTTCACTGCTGAATGCTCCCACAAGTTCCATTTTCATTGCATCTCTTCAAATATCAAGCATGGAAACCTCATCTGCCCAATTTGCCGTGCTGAGTGGAAAGAACTCCCAGGCGCTCAACCTGCAGATGCCAATTATGGACGAGCTATAGTAAACCCATTAAATTGGCCCCAGGATGAAGGGCACATGGCTGTTGTCCGCAGGCTTTCCCATACATACAGTGGAAACCTGCAGGAGTACCTGCCTTACTTCCGTACTCTGGAGGCAGGCATTTTCAATGATGATGAGCACATAGATCTTCAGTCTGATATGAACGACGAACATAATGCTGTCACTGGTTCAGTTAAAATCAATGCATATTCAGAATTTCCAGCTATTGAACAATCAGTCACCAAGGAGCTCTTTGCTATCTTGATCCATCTCAGGGCTCCAAAATCTTCACACTCAGCGAGCTCCCGTGCACCTCTTGACCTTGTCACTGTGCTTGATGTCAGTGGTAGCATGGCAGGGACCAAAATTGCACTTCTGAAGAATGCCATGAGCTTTGTCATCCAGACCCTTGGACCCAACGACCGCCTGTCTGTGATTGCTTTCTCATCTACAGCACGCAGACTCTTTCCTCTTCGGCGAATGACATTACCCAGTAGGCAGCAAGCCTTGCAAGCTGTCAGTTCCCTTGTTGCAAGTGGTGGCACCAACATTGCTGATGGGTTAAAGAAAGGTGCTAAAGTGATTGAGGACCGTCGGTTGAAGAATCCTGTTTGCAGTATCATTCTTCTCTCTGATGGTCAAGACACATATACACTCCCTTCTGACAGGAATCTACTAGATTACAGTGCCCTTGTCCCACCTTCAATCCTTCCTGGAACAGGCCATCATGTCCAGATCCACACCTTTGGTTTCGGCTCAGATCATGATTCTGCTGCCATGCATGCTATTGCTGAGATCTCCAGTGGCACATTTTCATTTATCGATGCAGAAGGGTCAATCCAAGATGGATTTGCTCAGTGTATTGGTGGCCTCCTGAGTGTTGTGGTTAAGGAGATGCGGTTGGGCATTAATTGTGTTGACAATGGTGTGCTACTGACTTCCATCAAGTCTGGTGGGTATACAAGTCAAGTTGCTGAAAATGGACGTGGTGGTTCAGTTGATATTGGTGACCTGTATGCAGAAGAAGAGAGGGGGTTTCTGCTCACTCTACATGTCCCAGCTGCACAGGGACAGACTGTGCTGATCAAACCAAGCTGTATGTATCATGACGCTATCACTATGGAGAACATCGAAGTACATGGTGAGGAAGTAAGAATTCAGCGCCCTGAACATCATGTGGACTGCAAAATGTCTCCTGAGGTTGAGCGTGAGTGGCACCGTGTTCACGCCACAGAGGACATGTCTGCCGCACGGGCTGCAGCTGAGGTAGGTGCTTTCTCTCAGGCCGTGGCAATCCTCGAAGCCCGTAGGAGGATACTGGAGTCACAAGCAGCACAATCTTCAGACAACCAGTGCCTGGCGTTGATGACGGAGCTGAGGGAGATGCAGGAGAGAGTGGAGAACCGGCGGAGGTACGAGGAATCAGGCAGGGCTTTCATGCTGTCCGGCCTGAGCTCACACTCATGGCAGAGAGCAACTGCACGTGGGGACTCAACAGAGATCACTACCACTATTCATACCTATCAGACGCCATCCATGGTTGACATGCTGCAGCGCTCTCAGATTCTCGAGCCACCCACTGCTGACATGCTGAACCGCTCCCCAACTGTGGCGCCTTCACAGAGGTCTCCACATAGGTTCAGCCGGTCATCCAGGTCCAGGACAACAAAATCCTTCTCTGAGCAACTCCTGTGA
- the LOC136449470 gene encoding E3 ubiquitin-protein ligase WAV3-like isoform X1, whose amino-acid sequence MAAAWARAKRALATSLCVSMPARQRAIEDAPPVVAAAAEAPSSVSEDKLESASVSVRRLTSFGSRSSQQKTCAICLGGMRSGQGHALFTAECSHKFHFHCISSNIKHGNLICPICRAEWKELPGAQPADANYGRAIVNPLNWPQDEGHMAVVRRLSHTYSGNLQEYLPYFRTLEAGIFNDDEHIDLQSDMNDEHNAVTGSVKINAYSEFPAIEQSVTKELFAILIHLRAPKSSHSASSRAPLDLVTVLDVSGSMAGTKIALLKNAMSFVIQTLGPNDRLSVIAFSSTARRLFPLRRMTLPSRQQALQAVSSLVASGGTNIADGLKKGAKVIEDRRLKNPVCSIILLSDGQDTYTLPSDRNLLDYSALVPPSILPGTGHHVQIHTFGFGSDHDSAAMHAIAEISSGTFSFIDAEGSIQDGFAQCIGGLLSVVVKEMRLGINCVDNGVLLTSIKSGGYTSQVAENGRGGSVDIGDLYAEEERGFLLTLHVPAAQGQTVLIKPSCMYHDAITMENIEVHGEEVRIQRPEHHVDCKMSPEVEREWHRVHATEDMSAARAAAEVGAFSQAVAILEARRRILESQAAQSSDNQCLALMTELREMQERVENRRRYEESGRAFMLSGLSSHSWQRATARGDSTEITTTIHTYQTPSMVDMLQRSQILEPPTADMLNRSPTVAPSQRSPHRFSRSSRSRTTKSFSEQLL is encoded by the exons ATGGCGGCGGCGTGGGCCCGCGCGAAGCGCGCGCTCGCCACCAGCCTCTGCGTCAGCATGCCCGCGCGCCAGAGGGCCATCGAGGACGCGCcgccggtggtggcggcggcggcggaggcgccgTCTTCGGTGTCTGAGGACAAGCTGGAGTCCGCCTCCGTGTCCGTGCGGCGGCTGACGAGCTTTGGGAGCCGGAGCTCGCAGCAG AAGACATGTGCCATTTGCCTTGGTGGCATGAGATCAGGGCAGGGACATGCCTTGTTCACTGCTGAATGCTCCCACAAGTTCCATTTTCATTGCATCTCTTCAAATATCAAGCATGGAAACCTCATCTGCCCAATTTGCCGTGCTGAGTGGAAAGAACTCCCAGGCGCTCAACCTGCAGATGCCAATTATGGACGAGCTATAGTAAACCCATTAAATTGGCCCCAGGATGAAGGGCACATGGCTGTTGTCCGCAGGCTTTCCCATACATACAGTGGAAACCTGCAGGAGTACCTGCCTTACTTCCGTACTCTGGAGGCAGGCATTTTCAATGATGATGAGCACATAGATCTTCAGTCTGATATGAACGACGAACATAATGCTGTCACTGGTTCAGTTAAAATCAATGCATATTCAGAATTTCCAGCTATTGAACAATCAGTCACCAAGGAGCTCTTTGCTATCTTGATCCATCTCAGGGCTCCAAAATCTTCACACTCAGCGAGCTCCCGTGCACCTCTTGACCTTGTCACTGTGCTTGATGTCAGTGGTAGCATGGCAGGGACCAAAATTGCACTTCTGAAGAATGCCATGAGCTTTGTCATCCAGACCCTTGGACCCAACGACCGCCTGTCTGTGATTGCTTTCTCATCTACAGCACGCAGACTCTTTCCTCTTCGGCGAATGACATTACCCAGTAGGCAGCAAGCCTTGCAAGCTGTCAGTTCCCTTGTTGCAAGTGGTGGCACCAACATTGCTGATGGGTTAAAGAAAGGTGCTAAAGTGATTGAGGACCGTCGGTTGAAGAATCCTGTTTGCAGTATCATTCTTCTCTCTGATGGTCAAGACACATATACACTCCCTTCTGACAGGAATCTACTAGATTACAGTGCCCTTGTCCCACCTTCAATCCTTCCTGGAACAGGCCATCATGTCCAGATCCACACCTTTGGTTTCGGCTCAGATCATGATTCTGCTGCCATGCATGCTATTGCTGAGATCTCCAGTGGCACATTTTCATTTATCGATGCAGAAGGGTCAATCCAAGATGGATTTGCTCAGTGTATTGGTGGCCTCCTGAGTGTTGTGGTTAAGGAGATGCGGTTGGGCATTAATTGTGTTGACAATGGTGTGCTACTGACTTCCATCAAGTCTGGTGGGTATACAAGTCAAGTTGCTGAAAATGGACGTGGTGGTTCAGTTGATATTGGTGACCTGTATGCAGAAGAAGAGAGGGGGTTTCTGCTCACTCTACATGTCCCAGCTGCACAGGGACAGACTGTGCTGATCAAACCAAGCTGTATGTATCATGACGCTATCACTATGGAGAACATCGAAGTACATGGTGAGGAAGTAAGAATTCAGCGCCCTGAACATCATGTGGACTGCAAAATGTCTCCTGAGGTTGAGCGTGAGTGGCACCGTGTTCACGCCACAGAGGACATGTCTGCCGCACGGGCTGCAGCTGAGGTAGGTGCTTTCTCTCAGGCCGTGGCAATCCTCGAAGCCCGTAGGAGGATACTGGAGTCACAAGCAGCACAATCTTCAGACAACCAGTGCCTGGCGTTGATGACGGAGCTGAGGGAGATGCAGGAGAGAGTGGAGAACCGGCGGAGGTACGAGGAATCAGGCAGGGCTTTCATGCTGTCCGGCCTGAGCTCACACTCATGGCAGAGAGCAACTGCACGTGGGGACTCAACAGAGATCACTACCACTATTCATACCTATCAGACGCCATCCATGGTTGACATGCTGCAGCGCTCTCAGATTCTCGAGCCACCCACTGCTGACATGCTGAACCGCTCCCCAACTGTGGCGCCTTCACAGAGGTCTCCACATAGGTTCAGCCGGTCATCCAGGTCCAGGACAACAAAATCCTTCTCTGAGCAACTCCTGTGA
- the LOC136449483 gene encoding transcription factor WER-like: MDAISSLMLQEGWRKGPWTALEDRLLTEYVQQHGEGSWNSVAKLTGLRRSGKSSRLRWVNYLRPDLKRGKITPDEETVILQLHAMLGNRWSAIARCLPGRTDNEIKNYWRTHFKKARPSRRARAQLLHQYQLQQQEQRRQYLQSLQLLQQQQQQQQQHQQQQLLLQQQSQQQLEQQSPPEPDRQAMMAMMDSLQSTGECYCSPVSPVLVPEQCCALPADDDAMLWDSLWRLVDGDGCGDGDGSSGGGY; encoded by the exons ATGGACGCGATCAGCAGCCTGATGCTGCAGGAGGGGTGGAGGAAGGGCCCGTGGACGGCGCTGGAGGACAGGCTGCTCACCGAGTACGTGCAGCAGCACGGCGAGGGCAGCTGGAACTCCGTCGCCAAGCTCACAG GGCTGCGCCGGAGCGGGAAGAGCAGCCGGCTGCGGTGGGTGAACTACCTCAGGCCGGACCTCAAGCGGGGGAAGATCACCCCCGACGAGGAGACCGTCATCCTCCAGCTGCACGCCATGCTCGGCAACAG ATGGTCGGCGATCGCGCGGTGCCTGCCGGGGAGGACGGACAACGAGATCAAGAACTACTGGCGGACGCACTTCAAGAAGGCCCGGCCGTCGCGGCGCGCCCGGGCGCAGCTGCTGCACCAGTACCAGctgcagcagcaggagcagcgcCGCCAGTACCTCCAGAGCCTGCAGCtcctgcagcagcagcaacagcagcagcaacagcaccaacagcagcagctgctgctccagCAGCAGAGCCAGCAGCAGCTGGAGCAGCAGAGCCCGCCGGAGCCTGATCGCCAGGCCATGATGGCGATGATGGACAGCCTGCAGAGCACGGGGGAGTGCTACTGCAGCCCAGTGTCGCCGGTGCTGGTGCCGGAGCAGTGCTGCGCGCTCCCGGCCGACGACGATGCGATGCTGTGGGATAGCCTGTGGAGGCTGGTGGACGGGGATGgatgcggcgacggcgacggctccAGCGGAGGCGGCTACTAG